CGAGGAAAGAAAATTTTTAATCGCGCGAATCGGGAACAAAGCTCCTAAGCTTCAACCTGAACATTTGATTTCTTATCTTTTCAACAACTCTACCAAAGCTAACTTTGCAGAAACTTATTTTGATGGAACATTGCGGAATATCAGTCTTGATAATTCCAATCTATATTCGATTAAAACCGCAAGTGGTGTAAAAGATAAGATGTTTGATGATCTCAGCCAATTCATTACAGATTCTTCCCAAAGAGATGCTTTTGCAAGAGCGTTGGTTAATAAATTAGTGAATTTCAGTTTTGAGAAAATGTTCCAAGAAAAATATGATTTCTTTGCGACCATTTTCGAATATTTGATCAAAGATTACAACAGCGACAGTGGCGGAAAATATGCCGAATATTATACACCTCACGCAGTTGCCAGAATTATGGCAGCTATTTTGGTAAAAGATGCTGTAACAAATGTGAAAGTGTATGACCCGAGTGCGGGTTCTGGAACACTTTTGATGAATATTGCTCACGCAATTGGAGAAAAAAACTGTTCGATTTATTCCGAAGATATTTCTCAAAAGTCGAGTAATATGTTGAGGTTGAATTTGATTCTTAACAATCTTTCGCATTCTATCCCAAATATTATTAAAGGAAATACGATTTCTGAACCTTCCTATTTAAAAGAAAAGTTTGATTACATTGTTTCCAATCCGCCTTTCAAATTAGATTTTTCAGATTTTAGAAACGATTTGGATAAGGATAGTTTCAAGGAAAGATTTTTTGCAGGAATTCCCAATGTTCCGAAAGCAAAAAAAGATTCGATGTCGATTTATTTGCTTTTCATTCAGCATATTATGCACAGCTTAAGTGCGACTGGGAAAGCCGCGATTGTTGTTCCTACCGGATTTATTACGGCGCAAAGCGGAATCGAAAAGAGTATACGGGAAGCGTTAATCAATCGAGGTTGGTTGCGAGGTGTGGTAAGTATGCCAAGTAATATTTTTGCAAGTACCGGAACCAACGTGTCTGTAATTTTCATTGACAAAGAAGCCGACAATGAACATATAGTTTTGGTAGATTCTTCTAAATTGGGAAAAACGATAAAAGAAGGAAAAAACCAAAGAACAGTTTTAACAAGAGAAGAGGAGGAGCGAATCATCAACGCAATGAATCAAAAGCTGCAGGAAGAAGATTTCTCGGTGGTTATCTCCGCAGAACAAATTAAAGAAAAGAATTACAGTTTTAGTGCAGGACAATATTTTGAAGTAAAAATTGAGTATGTGGAAATCACTGCAGAAGAATTTCAAAATAAGATGACTGCTTTTGAAAACAATTTGACAGCAATGTTTGCAGAAAGTGCAGAGCTGGAGAAGAAGATACAGGAAAATTTGAAAAAGTTGAGGTATGGAAAGTTTTAAATTGAAAAATTTATCACTTCATATTACGGACGGTGAACACGGATCTGTTATTGATGATCCTAATGGAGAATATTATTTGTTAAGTAACAAAAATATTGTAAGCGGAAATATTAAAATAGATAATAAAGATAGGATAATATCAAAAGAATCTTTCGAAAAAATTAATAAACGAACAAAGTTGTCAAAAGGAGATATCGTTAT
This Chryseobacterium sp. G0162 DNA region includes the following protein-coding sequences:
- a CDS encoding class I SAM-dependent DNA methyltransferase encodes the protein MTDLEFISNTKKLIDDLKSVCANYGLGNDGNEFKIISQTFLYKYMNDKFSYEAKKINESLAEAKDFQKAYETLSDEERKFLIARIGNKAPKLQPEHLISYLFNNSTKANFAETYFDGTLRNISLDNSNLYSIKTASGVKDKMFDDLSQFITDSSQRDAFARALVNKLVNFSFEKMFQEKYDFFATIFEYLIKDYNSDSGGKYAEYYTPHAVARIMAAILVKDAVTNVKVYDPSAGSGTLLMNIAHAIGEKNCSIYSEDISQKSSNMLRLNLILNNLSHSIPNIIKGNTISEPSYLKEKFDYIVSNPPFKLDFSDFRNDLDKDSFKERFFAGIPNVPKAKKDSMSIYLLFIQHIMHSLSATGKAAIVVPTGFITAQSGIEKSIREALINRGWLRGVVSMPSNIFASTGTNVSVIFIDKEADNEHIVLVDSSKLGKTIKEGKNQRTVLTREEEERIINAMNQKLQEEDFSVVISAEQIKEKNYSFSAGQYFEVKIEYVEITAEEFQNKMTAFENNLTAMFAESAELEKKIQENLKKLRYGKF